The following DNA comes from Flammeovirgaceae bacterium.
GGGCGAATACATTGAGGCCATTAAACCTTGGGACGCGCCCCTTCCAAAGGGGGCTACCGTCATAGACCTTTCGGGCTACCTGGTCACGCCCGGGCTCATCGATTGCCATACGCACCTGGTGGACCTTCAGTCCCCAAGCCCGGCCGGCCCTTTGGAGAAATCGGAGGCGGAGTATGCCTTTGCAGGCGCCCGTAATGCAAAAAAAACCCTCATGGCAGGTTTTACCACGGTGAGGGATGTAGGCACCTGGCGGGTGTTTACCGATGTGGCCTTGCGCAATGCCATCCATGACGGTACCGTGCCGGGCCCGCGTATGCAGGCTGCGGGCACTTACATCACCACCTCCAGCGGAAGTGGCGACATAACCGGCATAGCACATGATATTGTCTTGCCCCCTACCCTGCGCTTTGGCGTGGCCAATTCCGTGGACGAAATAAAACAAAAGGTGAGGGAGCTATTGAACGGAGGGGCGGACTTCATAAAGATAATGGCCACCGGGGCGGTGCTCACCCCGGGAACAAAACCGGGCGTGCCCGAATTTTCGGAAGAAGAACTACGGGCAGCGGTGCAGGAGGCGGCCAAATACGGGGCGCAGGTGACCAGCCATGCGCATGGGGCCGAAGGGATCAAGAATGCCATCCGTGCCGGCATGCAGTCCATTGAACATGGCTCTTTGATTGATGACGAGGGAATTGCGATGATGAAGGAGAGAGGCACCTACCTCGTGGCCGACATCTACAATGGCGACTACATCGCAGATGTTGGCGAAAAAGAAGGCTGGCCGGCCGAATACCTGAGAAAAAACAAAGAGACCACGGAAGCACAGCGCAATGGGTTCAGGAAAGCGGTGGCGGCCGGGGTCAAGGTTGCCTACGGCACGGACAGTGGCGTGTACCCCCACGGGTGGAACGCCAAACAACTCCCCTACATGGTGCGGTATGGCATGTCTCCCATACAGGCCCTTCAATCGGCAACCATCGAGGCCGCCCGGCTATTGAAATGGGAGGACAAGGTGGGGGCCATTAAGGAAGGAAAATACGCGGACATCATTGCCGTTAAAGGCGACCGGCTGGGCGACCTCTCCCAATTCGAACAAGTGGCCTTTGTGATGAAAGGGGGAGCGGTGTACAAAGACGTGCAATAGTCAGATAGACGGCATCCCCTCCCATTTTCACTATATAAAAACATTCATGTTATTTTGGTTTATTTTATAAACTACTTTACATTTACATCGTATAACGTAAAAAGGCGTAAAAACATGGATTTTGTGGCAGAAATGAGAAAGACGTATTGGTGCGCGGTGCCCCACACCTGGTATACCTCATGGGTGTGGCTGGTGTCGGGCCTCATTGGCGACATGGTGTCAAAGCCCATGGCCATAGTGTTTTTCTTGGTGGGATGTACTCTTATTTTCCCGATTGGTGAATGGATCAGGAAGGTCCTTGGGGGCACAGGCAAGGCTTCAGAAGGAAACACATTGCCCCAACTGTTTGTGCAACTTGCTTTTACCATACCCATGGGGTATCCATTGGTGTACCTTGCCTGCCGGGCAAACATCCACTATTTCTTTCCCGCATTCACGGTGCTTGTCGGTGCCCATTACCTCCCCTTCGTATATGGGTATGGCAAAAAAACCTTTGGCCTTTTGGCGGTATTGCTGGTGGGCACAGGTACCCTTTGTATTTTTTATTTGAATCAGTCCTTCTCCATTTCCGCCTACATCACGGCCGGTTGGTTGGCATTGTTTGGGACCCTTCACTATTATCAACTAAAAAAAGAAACAGCATGACAAACGAAAACAAGGACATTTCAGTGCAGCAAAGCCTGGACCTGATCCAGGCCATGATCAAGCAGGCGCAGGGCAACATGCTCAACAATAGCTTTTATTTTATCCTATGGGGGTGGGCAATTGTCTTGGCCAATATCGGCATGTATGCATTGTATAAGTTCACAGATTATGAATATCCCTATATTGTATGGCTCATAGCCATCCCCGCCTGGGCCATCACCATGGTGTACGGGGCCAGGCAGGGCAAGCAGGCCGGAAAACGGACCCACCTGGACAAGGTGAACATGTGGTTATGGATATGCTTCGGATTGACCATTTTGCCTTTTTTGATATTTATGCAAAAAATTGGGTACAACATTAACCCGGTGGTACTGGTCATAACGGCCGCACCTACTTTTTTGGCAGGCATTATGTTAAAATTCAAACCGCTTATACTGGGCGGCATTGGTTTTTACCTATTTGGTATCCTCTGTTTTATGGTAAGCCCGGTTGACCAGTACATCGTAGGGGCCATTGCCATCGCCTGTGGCTACCTGGTCCCCGGCTATTTATTGAAAGCATCAAGGGAAAAAAATGTTTAACGACCTGGATCCCCTATTGCATTCACAATTAAGGCTGGCCATCATGTCATTGCTCGTCAGTGTGGATTCGGCCGGGTTTACCTTCATCAAAGAAAAAACGGGGGCAACGGCCGGCAACCTAAGCGTGCAGTTGGACAAGTTGTCATCGGCAGGCTATATCGGCATAAAAAAATCCTTTAAAGGAAAGATGCCACACACCACCTGTAGCATTACCAAAAAAGGGATCAAGGCATTTGAAGACTACGTAAAGGCATTGCAGCAATATATTCACAAATAATTTTTTTTATCCATTAAGTTCACAATATAAACAAGTTTATGATTATGAAAGCAGTCGTTTACATCCTCCTTCTCACCAGCACCACTTTGTTGGCACAGCCCCGCGACTTTTCCGGGCTATGCAAGGCCGAAATGAAAAAACTCGGATACCTCGTGGGGGACTGGAAGGGCACCGCTACCGTACAAACGCCCAGCGGCCCCAAAACGGTCAACCAAACGGAACACATCCAATGGGCGCTCGATAGCGTGGTATTGGTGATTGAAGGCACCGGAACGGAACAAGGCCGGGCAACTTTCAATGCCCTCGCCCTGGTCAATTTCGACCCGGCCTCAAAACAATATAAGTTCAGGTCCTACCTCAAGGAAGGGACCACAACGGATGCCTATTTCAAAATTTTGGAGGAAAATAAATTCGAATGGGGTTTTGACATCCCCTCCGGTGGGCAGGTAAAATATATGATCACCCTGGACCCGGTGAAAAAGACATGGTACGAACTGGGCGAGTACTCCCCTGACGGGGCCCGGTGGATGAAATCCATTGAAATGAACCTTGTTAAACTTTAAAGTGGAGGCATAAATACCTTCTTACCATAAAACAAATGATAAATAGCTTAACCGGGCTGGTCCACTTGCTTGCTGCCCTGGCTTCCCTGGTGATAGGCACGCTTGTTTTACTACTTGCCAAAGGGACCCGGGCACACCGCATGTGGGGGTACTTGTATTTTTATTCGATGCTAATGGTAAACGCCTCTGCCTTTATGCTTTATGGTTTGTTTGGTTCTTTTGGGCCCTTTCATGTGGCGGCACTGATCAGTTTTTCAACATTGGTGGCAGGGATTGTTCCAGCCGTGAGGAGAAAACCTGCAGGCAAATGGCCCATGTACCACTTTACGTTTATGTATTTCTCTGTAATCGGGCTTTATGCAGCCTTTGCTTCGGAAATCCTTACGCGAATACCTGAAAGCCCTTTTTTCACAATGGTCGTGGCCGCATCTACTGCCATTACGGTAGGTGGGACAATCATTTTCCAAAGGTTGCGCCCCAAATGGTCGCGCCAATTCAATAAAATGGGCTAACGGGTTTCCCGTAAACCAAATACCGGCACATCCGCCCAGGTAAATGCCCCGGAAGGATGGGTTTACTCTTCCATACTGGGGTATATTTCCAAAACAACGCTAAAATTTATTGAAGAACTTTTATCTTTATGGGGTAGGCGTGCAGGATGTGCGCGTACGGTTTTTTGCCTATTTTTATTGCTTGACATAACTGTTACCCGTATGATAAAGAAATTTGCCCGGTCGCTGTGGATGGTTGCGCTGGCGGCACTGGCCTTTGCCTGTAGTGAAGACGACCCGTTGCCGCGGGCCACTGTTGACTTTACCAATGAAACCGCTGAAGTGGGAAGGCCCGTCATGTTCGATAACCTTACCCTCAATGCCGACCACTACGAATGGACTTTTGGCAATGGGGAAACTTCCACCGACATATCCCCCACGGTTACCTTTAACGACCCGGGGCCGGTAAATGTGGTGCTCAAGGCCTTTACCAAAGATGGGCAGGTGGATTCCGTGTCACGG
Coding sequences within:
- a CDS encoding transcriptional regulator, which translates into the protein MFNDLDPLLHSQLRLAIMSLLVSVDSAGFTFIKEKTGATAGNLSVQLDKLSSAGYIGIKKSFKGKMPHTTCSITKKGIKAFEDYVKALQQYIHK
- a CDS encoding DUF1579 family protein, which translates into the protein MKAVVYILLLTSTTLLAQPRDFSGLCKAEMKKLGYLVGDWKGTATVQTPSGPKTVNQTEHIQWALDSVVLVIEGTGTEQGRATFNALALVNFDPASKQYKFRSYLKEGTTTDAYFKILEENKFEWGFDIPSGGQVKYMITLDPVKKTWYELGEYSPDGARWMKSIEMNLVKL
- a CDS encoding DUF2306 domain-containing protein, whose protein sequence is MINSLTGLVHLLAALASLVIGTLVLLLAKGTRAHRMWGYLYFYSMLMVNASAFMLYGLFGSFGPFHVAALISFSTLVAGIVPAVRRKPAGKWPMYHFTFMYFSVIGLYAAFASEILTRIPESPFFTMVVAASTAITVGGTIIFQRLRPKWSRQFNKMG
- a CDS encoding amidohydrolase family protein; translation: MALRSLAATLLLSLAPALSYCQEMPRTTIIKAGALVDTEKGAIVRDQLIFIQGEYIEAIKPWDAPLPKGATVIDLSGYLVTPGLIDCHTHLVDLQSPSPAGPLEKSEAEYAFAGARNAKKTLMAGFTTVRDVGTWRVFTDVALRNAIHDGTVPGPRMQAAGTYITTSSGSGDITGIAHDIVLPPTLRFGVANSVDEIKQKVRELLNGGADFIKIMATGAVLTPGTKPGVPEFSEEELRAAVQEAAKYGAQVTSHAHGAEGIKNAIRAGMQSIEHGSLIDDEGIAMMKERGTYLVADIYNGDYIADVGEKEGWPAEYLRKNKETTEAQRNGFRKAVAAGVKVAYGTDSGVYPHGWNAKQLPYMVRYGMSPIQALQSATIEAARLLKWEDKVGAIKEGKYADIIAVKGDRLGDLSQFEQVAFVMKGGAVYKDVQ